The genomic stretch GTCCGGACGCACTCGCTGACGACGGTGCCGTCGAGGCGCGCCGCCACCGCGAGGCACATGGCCGAGGTCAGCGCGAAGGCGCGATGGCAGTTGCCCATCGAGATGACGCGGGCGACGAGGTCCACGCGATCGCCGTCGTGGACGACGCCGTCGAGCGCCGTGAACGACGCGGCCGGCGCGACGACGGCGACCTTGGGCAGCGCGGCGCTGCCGGGGATCCCCATGCGCCGCGCCGCTTCCACGCGGATCGCCTCGAGCCGGGCGGCGAGCGCGTGGTCGGCGTCGATCGCCTGGGGCGTCTCGGTGCCGGTGAGGCCCACGTCCTTGGCGCGGACGAAGACCATCGGGTTGGTCGCGTCCACGAGCGACGCGTCGAGGCCGTCCAGCGTCTCGCGCGGCGCGCCCGTCGGCAGGAGGCGGCCCGTGCCGGCGCCGCCGGGGTCGAGGAAGTCGAGCGTGATGCGGGCGCCCCGTCCCGGCACGCCCGCGAGCTCGAAATCGCCCTCGACCGCGGCCTCGCCGCCGCGCACGGGGACGTGCGCCAGGATCAGCTTCTTCGTGTTCGTGTTGTGGATGCGCACGAGCGTCTCACCCTCGACCGCGCCCACGAGGCGCTCGTCCACCGCGAAGGGGCCGACGGCCGAGGAGCAGTTGCCGCAGTTGCCCCTGTAGTCCACGACGGGGCTCGCCACGTCCACCTGGGCGAAGGTGAAGTCGACGTCGGCGCCGGGGTGCGTCGGCGGCCCGATGACGCACGCCTTCGAGAGCGACGAGATGCCGCCGCCGAGGCCGTTGAGCTGGCGACCGTAGGGATCGGGGCTGCCGAGCGCGGCGGACAGGATGCGATCGCGCTCGGGCCCGGGCCTCGGCAGGTCGCCCTCGTGGAAGACGAGGCAACGGCTCGTCCCGCCCCGCATGTAGACGGCACGGATCTTCCTCTGGCTCATGACTTGCCCTGCCGCGTGTGGGCGAGGAGGCCGCCCGCCAGGAGGATGTCGCGCTCGCGTGGCGTGAGGACGCACGACGCGGTGAAGCGGGCGCCCGAGCGCGTGTTCACCACGCTCACGCGGCCGCCCGCCGCGAGCGCGCCGCGGAGGCCCTCGAGC from Candidatus Methylomirabilota bacterium encodes the following:
- a CDS encoding PrpF domain-containing protein; translated protein: MSQRKIRAVYMRGGTSRCLVFHEGDLPRPGPERDRILSAALGSPDPYGRQLNGLGGGISSLSKACVIGPPTHPGADVDFTFAQVDVASPVVDYRGNCGNCSSAVGPFAVDERLVGAVEGETLVRIHNTNTKKLILAHVPVRGGEAAVEGDFELAGVPGRGARITLDFLDPGGAGTGRLLPTGAPRETLDGLDASLVDATNPMVFVRAKDVGLTGTETPQAIDADHALAARLEAIRVEAARRMGIPGSAALPKVAVVAPAASFTALDGVVHDGDRVDLVARVISMGNCHRAFALTSAMCLAVAARLDGTVVSECVRTARGDVRLGHPSGVLPIAARVGTREGRPWADSVTVYRTARRLMEGFVRVP